A DNA window from Mycobacterium sp. IDR2000157661 contains the following coding sequences:
- the dapE gene encoding succinyl-diaminopimelate desuccinylase — protein MSLDLHGDPVALTAALVDIPSESRGEQRIADEIEAALREQTSGFEVIRNADAVLARTNLGRSSRVLLAGHIDTVPAADNLPSRLADGVLHGCGTSDMKSGDAVFLHLAATIAEPAHDITLVMYDCEEIEASANGLGRIESELPDWLRADVAILGEPSGGYIEAGCQGTLRVIVSATGTRAHSARSWLGDNAIHKLGEVLARLSAYRARSVEIDGCTYREGLSAVRVDGGVAGNVIPDAASVTVNFRFAPDRSVDDALAHVHDVLDGLDVHIEMTDAAPGALPGLTAPAAAALVEAAGGQVRAKYGWTDVSRFAALGIPAVNYGPGDPNLAHRADERVDVAAITAAADVLRRYLTA, from the coding sequence GTGAGCCTCGACTTGCACGGCGACCCTGTAGCCTTGACCGCGGCGCTGGTCGACATCCCCAGCGAGTCGCGCGGGGAGCAACGCATCGCCGATGAGATCGAGGCGGCGCTGCGCGAGCAGACGAGCGGGTTCGAGGTCATCCGCAACGCCGACGCCGTCCTCGCCCGCACGAACCTGGGCCGCTCATCGCGGGTGCTGCTCGCCGGCCACATCGACACCGTCCCGGCGGCCGACAACCTGCCGAGCCGGCTGGCCGACGGTGTGCTGCACGGCTGCGGCACCTCGGACATGAAGTCCGGCGACGCGGTGTTTCTGCACCTCGCCGCCACCATTGCCGAGCCGGCGCACGACATCACGCTGGTGATGTACGACTGCGAGGAGATCGAGGCGTCGGCCAACGGTTTGGGCCGCATCGAATCGGAGTTGCCCGACTGGCTGCGCGCAGACGTGGCGATCCTCGGGGAACCGTCGGGCGGCTACATCGAGGCGGGCTGTCAGGGCACATTGCGCGTGATCGTAAGCGCCACCGGCACCCGCGCGCATTCCGCCCGATCCTGGCTGGGCGACAACGCGATTCACAAACTCGGCGAGGTCTTGGCGCGATTGTCGGCGTACCGGGCGCGCAGTGTGGAGATCGACGGCTGCACGTACCGGGAGGGGTTGTCCGCGGTGCGTGTCGACGGCGGCGTCGCGGGCAACGTCATTCCCGATGCGGCGTCGGTGACGGTGAACTTCCGCTTCGCGCCGGACCGCAGCGTCGACGACGCGCTCGCCCACGTGCACGACGTGCTCGACGGCCTCGACGTGCACATCGAGATGACCGATGCGGCGCCAGGGGCCTTGCCCGGCCTGACCGCACCGGCCGCCGCGGCGCTGGTCGAGGCCGCCGGTGGGCAGGTACGCGCGAAGTACGGGTGGACCGACGTGTCCCGGTTCGCCGCGCTGGGCATCCCGGCGGTGAATTACGGTCCGGGTGACCCGAATCTGGCCCACCGCGCCGACGAACGGGTCGACGTGGCCGCGATCACCGCTGCCGCCGATGTGCTGCGGCGCTATTTAACCGCTTGA
- a CDS encoding ABC-F family ATP-binding cassette domain-containing protein, with the protein MSSIVCSNLSFAWPGDSPLFAGLSFAVGDGRTGLVAPNGAGKSVLLRLIAGELPPAAGSITVDGTLGYLPQSLPFAGDATVADVLGAAAAIEALEALAGGEFGDAVFAAIGDDWDIEARALAQFDRLRLGHITLDRRVDSLSGGEIVAIGLAGQLLRRPRVLLLDEPTNNLDADARRRLYAALDEFTGCLLLVSHDRSLLDRMDRIAELRDGEIQLYGGGFTAYTEAVEDAQRTAAAKVSSAEQQLRRERRDRQLARERAARRSSTAARNSKDAGLPKIVSGAMKRRAQESAGRIDGVNAARVDDAASRVAEAERMLRDDDALTLDLPDIEVPAGRNLLTCSGIRAVDGGRVLFDDVDLAIRGPERIALTGRNGAGKSTLLRISAGAVTPESGTVQRAHGRVAYLSQRLDLLDPQRTVAESLAVSAPGLTTTRRMHLLAQFLFRGDRVDLPIGVLSGGERLRATLACVLHAEPAPHLLLLDEPTNNLDLRSIGQLQSALGAYRGALLVVSHDERFLESVDIRRWLRLSDGRLDESAERRPPETR; encoded by the coding sequence ATGTCTTCCATTGTCTGCTCCAACCTGTCGTTCGCCTGGCCGGGCGACTCCCCGCTCTTCGCCGGGCTCTCCTTCGCCGTCGGCGACGGTCGCACCGGCCTCGTCGCGCCGAACGGGGCCGGAAAGAGCGTGCTGCTGAGGCTGATCGCCGGTGAGCTGCCACCGGCGGCCGGCTCGATCACCGTCGACGGCACGCTCGGTTACCTGCCGCAGTCCTTGCCGTTCGCCGGCGACGCGACCGTGGCCGACGTGCTCGGAGCCGCGGCGGCCATCGAAGCCCTCGAAGCCCTGGCCGGCGGCGAGTTCGGTGACGCGGTCTTCGCCGCGATCGGCGACGACTGGGACATCGAGGCGCGCGCCCTGGCGCAATTCGACCGGCTCCGCCTTGGCCACATCACGCTCGACCGGCGGGTCGACTCGCTGTCCGGCGGCGAGATCGTCGCCATCGGCCTGGCCGGGCAACTGTTGAGGCGGCCCCGCGTCCTGCTGCTCGACGAGCCGACCAACAACCTCGACGCCGACGCTCGCCGCCGGCTCTACGCGGCGCTCGACGAGTTCACCGGCTGCCTGCTGCTCGTCAGCCACGATCGATCGCTGCTGGACCGGATGGACCGGATCGCCGAGCTTCGCGATGGCGAGATCCAGTTGTACGGAGGCGGTTTCACCGCCTATACCGAGGCGGTCGAGGACGCGCAGCGCACCGCAGCAGCCAAGGTGAGCAGTGCCGAGCAGCAACTCAGGCGGGAGAGACGCGACAGGCAACTGGCCCGCGAACGCGCCGCGCGGCGGTCGTCGACCGCAGCGCGCAACTCCAAGGACGCGGGCCTGCCGAAGATCGTCTCCGGAGCGATGAAGCGCCGCGCACAGGAATCGGCCGGGCGCATCGACGGCGTCAACGCCGCCAGGGTCGACGACGCCGCGTCCCGGGTCGCCGAGGCCGAGCGAATGCTGCGCGACGACGACGCCCTCACCCTCGACCTGCCCGATATCGAGGTACCCGCCGGGCGGAACCTGCTGACGTGCAGCGGTATTCGCGCCGTCGACGGCGGCAGGGTGTTGTTCGACGACGTCGACCTCGCCATCCGCGGCCCGGAGCGCATCGCGCTGACCGGTCGCAACGGGGCGGGCAAGTCGACCTTGCTGCGCATCTCGGCCGGGGCCGTGACGCCCGAATCGGGAACGGTTCAGCGAGCGCACGGCCGCGTGGCCTACCTGTCGCAGCGCCTCGACCTCCTCGACCCGCAGCGCACCGTCGCCGAGAGCCTGGCCGTGTCGGCGCCCGGCCTGACCACCACCCGCCGGATGCACCTGCTGGCCCAGTTCCTGTTCCGCGGCGATCGCGTCGACCTGCCGATCGGTGTCCTGTCCGGCGGTGAACGCTTGCGCGCCACGCTCGCGTGTGTGCTTCACGCCGAACCCGCGCCGCACCTGCTCCTGCTCGACGAACCCACCAACAACCTCGACCTGAGAAGCATCGGACAACTGCAATCGGCGCTTGGCGCGTACCGCGGCGCCCTGCTTGTCGTCAGCCACGACGAACGCTTTCTCGAGAGCGTCGACATCCGCCGCTGGCTGCGGTTATCCGATGGCCGGCTGGACGAATCA